One region of Glycine max cultivar Williams 82 chromosome 9, Glycine_max_v4.0, whole genome shotgun sequence genomic DNA includes:
- the LOC100778957 gene encoding transcription factor MYB1, translating to MEGSSGVRKGAWSQIEDNLLRDCVNLHGEGKWHLVPKRAGLNRCRKSCRLRWLNYLKPNIKRGDFSEDEVDLMIRLHKLLGNRWSLIAGRLPGRTSNDVKNYWNTYMRRKVHSHKKDNNIEKQADEAKPIVKHHEVIKPVPRTLSKTSPWLQGKFVNSSKVGVSEEGATSISGSAGNWWETLLDDKEDNAVNNNNTCFFGGADGEFNLWSEELTSIDCDFVTQGESWSDFLLDLQG from the exons ATGGAAGGATCATCAGGTGTAAGGAAAGGCGCATGGAGTCAAATTGAAGATAACCTTCTCAGAGATTGCGTGAACCTTCATGGGGAAGGAAAATGGCACCTTGTTCCTAAAAGAGCAG GGTTGAACAGATGCCGCAAGAGTTGTAGATTGAGATGGTTGAACTATCTTAAACCAAATATCAAGCGGGGAGATTTTAGTGAAGATGAGGTTGATTTGATGATCAGATTGCACAAGCTTTTGGGAAACAG ATGGTCCCTAATTGCAGGGAGACTTCCAGGAAGAACTTCAAACGATGTGAAGAATTACTGGAACACCTACATGCGCCGTAAAGTACACTCTCACAAGAAAGACAACAACATAGAGAAGCAAGCTGATGAGGCCAAACCAATAGTGAAACATCACGAAGTTATAAAACCTGTTCCTCGAACTCTATCAAAAACATCTCCATGGTTGCAAGGGAAATTTGTTAATAGTTCCAAAGTTGGTGTTAGTGAAGAAGGTGCAACTTCAATATCAGGGTCTGCTGGGAATTGGTGGGAAACTTTGTTAGATGACAAAGAAGACAATGCAGTTAATAACAACAACACGTGCTTCTTTGGTGGGGCAGATGGAGAGTTTAACCTTTGGAGTGAAGAGCTTACTTCAATTGATTGTGATTTTGTTACACAAGGTGAATCTTGgagtgattttcttcttgaCCTACAAGGCTAG